The Pedobacter roseus genome contains a region encoding:
- a CDS encoding CAP domain-containing protein: MKFITIPLACIALCCALSCKKGADATPATTDPLVLSTATNINNDALLKLVNDTRLAGCNCGTTVMPPVGALTWNINLGAAAISHGKYVASIATLTHISANGESAGARVKATGYNWTSVGENVAFGQTTEAQVFNDWIKSEEHCKNIMTASFKEMGAAKTDKYWVQVFAAK; the protein is encoded by the coding sequence ATGAAATTTATTACCATCCCATTGGCATGCATAGCACTATGCTGTGCTTTATCCTGTAAAAAAGGAGCTGACGCTACACCAGCAACAACTGATCCCCTGGTACTTTCTACCGCAACCAATATCAATAACGACGCCTTACTAAAATTGGTGAACGATACCCGTTTGGCAGGTTGCAATTGTGGTACAACTGTTATGCCCCCGGTTGGAGCCTTAACCTGGAATATCAATTTGGGTGCTGCTGCCATTAGCCATGGTAAGTATGTTGCATCTATAGCAACACTTACTCATATTTCTGCCAATGGTGAAAGCGCAGGTGCCCGTGTAAAAGCTACCGGTTACAACTGGACATCAGTGGGAGAGAATGTAGCCTTTGGACAAACCACGGAAGCACAGGTTTTTAACGATTGGATTAAGAGTGAAGAGCATTGCAAAAATATCATGACTGCCTCTTTTAAAGAAATGGGCGCGGCGAAAACCGATAAATATTGGGTGCAGGTTTTTGCAGCGAAATAA
- a CDS encoding ATP-dependent Clp protease ATP-binding subunit, translating to MEAKFSPQVKDVISFSREEALRLGHDYIGTEHLLLGLIREGDGMAIKILRSLGVDTGKLRRSIEDAVRGTSSVTVNLGNIPLTKQAEKVLKITYLEAKIFKSDLIGTEHLLLSVLRDDDNIASQILLQYGVTYDVFKQEVEVNKNGFRDDISNSASTGGDDDYREEESFSTPKKVSDIKSKTPVLDNFGRDLTKAAEEGRLDPIVGREKEIERVSQILSRRKKNNPILIGEPGVGKSAIAEGLALRIVQRKVSRVLFGKRVVTLDLASLVAGTKYRGQFEERMKAVMNELEKSTDVILFIDEIHTIVGAGGASGSLDASNMFKPALARGEIQCIGATTLDEYRQYIEKDGALDRRFQKVMVEPATPDETVEILTRIKDKYEEHHGVTYTDEAILACVTLTSRYISDRFLPDKAIDALDEAGSRVHLTNIHVPQNIIDIEAKIEDIKLEKNKVVRSQKYEEAAKLRDTEKNLIEELDKAKAEWEAETKTKRYEVSEDNVAEVVSMMTGIPVQRVGQTDSAKLLNMYDKVAEKIIGQDDAIKKLTKAIQRTRAGLKDPKKPIGSFIFLGPTGVGKTELAKELARFMFDSDDSLIQIDMSEYMEKFAVSRLVGAPPGYVGYEEGGQLTEKVRRKPYAVILLDEIEKAHPDVFNILLQVLDEGQLTDSLGRKVDFRNTIIIMTSNIGARQLKDFGQGVGFSTSAKTNQADSHSRGVIESALKRAFAPEFLNRVDDVVVFNSLGKEEIFRIIDIELKALFGRVHTLGYEIALTENAKEYIADKGFDSNFGARPLKRAIQKYLEDPIAEEILKGELTEGDVLEIDYDKTTELISINHKKGEKKKEEPKQEEDSSSK from the coding sequence ATGGAAGCAAAATTTTCACCACAGGTTAAAGATGTAATCTCTTTTAGTAGGGAGGAAGCGCTCCGCTTAGGGCATGATTACATCGGAACCGAGCATTTATTATTGGGCCTCATCCGCGAAGGGGATGGCATGGCTATAAAAATTTTACGATCGTTAGGGGTTGATACCGGTAAATTGCGCCGCTCAATTGAAGATGCCGTTCGCGGTACTTCGAGTGTTACAGTAAACTTAGGCAATATTCCATTAACAAAACAGGCAGAAAAAGTTTTAAAAATCACTTATTTAGAAGCTAAAATATTTAAAAGCGATTTAATCGGCACCGAACATTTGTTGTTATCGGTTTTGAGAGATGATGATAACATCGCCTCACAGATCTTATTACAATATGGTGTTACTTATGATGTTTTTAAACAGGAGGTTGAAGTGAATAAAAATGGTTTCAGAGATGATATCTCAAACAGCGCTTCTACAGGAGGCGATGACGATTATCGTGAAGAAGAAAGCTTTAGTACACCTAAAAAGGTTTCAGATATAAAATCTAAAACTCCGGTTTTAGATAATTTCGGTCGTGATTTAACCAAGGCTGCAGAAGAAGGTCGTTTAGACCCTATTGTAGGCCGCGAGAAAGAAATTGAGCGTGTATCGCAGATTTTATCCCGCAGAAAAAAGAATAACCCGATTTTAATCGGAGAGCCAGGTGTTGGTAAATCGGCAATTGCTGAAGGTTTGGCCTTACGCATTGTACAACGTAAAGTTTCGCGTGTGCTGTTTGGCAAACGTGTAGTTACGTTAGATTTAGCATCGCTTGTGGCTGGTACAAAATACCGTGGCCAGTTCGAAGAGCGTATGAAAGCCGTGATGAACGAGCTTGAAAAATCTACAGACGTAATTTTGTTCATTGATGAGATCCATACCATTGTTGGTGCGGGTGGCGCATCAGGTTCGTTAGACGCCTCAAACATGTTCAAACCTGCTTTGGCAAGGGGCGAAATTCAATGTATCGGTGCAACAACTTTAGATGAATACCGTCAGTACATTGAGAAAGATGGCGCTTTAGACCGTCGTTTCCAGAAAGTGATGGTTGAGCCTGCTACACCGGATGAAACTGTAGAGATTTTAACCCGTATTAAAGATAAGTATGAAGAACACCACGGTGTAACTTATACCGACGAAGCTATTTTAGCATGCGTTACTTTAACATCGCGTTACATTTCTGACCGTTTCTTACCAGATAAAGCGATTGATGCTTTAGACGAGGCAGGATCTCGTGTTCACCTGACCAATATCCATGTTCCACAGAACATTATCGATATAGAGGCGAAAATCGAAGATATCAAATTAGAGAAAAACAAAGTTGTACGTAGCCAGAAATATGAAGAAGCTGCAAAACTTCGCGATACAGAGAAAAATTTAATTGAAGAATTAGATAAAGCTAAAGCAGAGTGGGAAGCTGAAACCAAAACCAAACGTTACGAAGTATCAGAAGATAACGTAGCAGAGGTAGTTTCGATGATGACTGGTATCCCGGTACAACGTGTTGGACAAACAGACAGTGCAAAACTGTTGAATATGTACGATAAAGTAGCCGAGAAAATTATCGGTCAGGATGATGCGATCAAAAAATTAACGAAAGCCATCCAACGTACAAGAGCTGGATTAAAAGATCCTAAAAAACCAATCGGTTCATTTATTTTCTTAGGTCCAACCGGAGTAGGTAAAACAGAATTGGCAAAAGAACTGGCCCGTTTCATGTTCGATAGCGACGATTCATTGATCCAGATCGACATGAGTGAATACATGGAGAAATTCGCGGTATCACGTTTAGTGGGAGCGCCTCCGGGATACGTAGGTTACGAAGAAGGTGGGCAGTTAACTGAAAAAGTAAGAAGAAAACCTTATGCGGTAATCTTACTGGATGAGATTGAAAAAGCTCACCCTGATGTATTTAATATTTTATTACAGGTATTGGATGAAGGACAGTTAACCGATAGTTTAGGACGTAAAGTTGATTTTAGAAATACGATCATCATCATGACTTCAAACATTGGTGCCCGTCAGCTAAAAGATTTTGGTCAGGGTGTTGGTTTTTCTACTTCAGCAAAAACAAACCAGGCCGATTCTCACAGCCGTGGTGTAATCGAAAGTGCTTTAAAACGTGCTTTTGCACCTGAGTTCTTAAACCGTGTTGATGATGTAGTGGTATTTAACAGCCTAGGTAAAGAAGAAATCTTTAGGATTATCGATATCGAGTTAAAAGCATTATTCGGTCGGGTTCATACTCTTGGTTATGAAATCGCATTAACTGAAAATGCTAAAGAATACATTGCAGATAAAGGTTTCGATAGTAATTTTGGTGCACGCCCTTTAAAAAGAGCGATCCAGAAATATTTAGAAGATCCAATTGCTGAAGAGATCCTTAAAGGTGAATTAACCGAAGGAGATGTTTTAGAAATTGATTACGATAAAACTACCGAGCTGATTTCGATCAACCACAAAAAAGGTGAGAAGAAAAAAGAAGAGCCGAAACAAGAAGAAGATTCTTCAAGTAAATAA
- a CDS encoding BLUF domain-containing protein has product MEPDNKNITPIFYLIYSSVESKAFDAEMIKVLLNQSRDFNQQNGISGILLHVKGQPITKSKGRFMQLLEGDERTVRKLYKKIMTDSRHESVVLLQIGKYDQCIFSGWSMGFEDSDDETFQSVSGHFNLNEIMEYCNQTAPSDIPLQFLSSFYNGA; this is encoded by the coding sequence CACCAATATTCTATTTAATTTACAGCAGTGTAGAAAGTAAGGCCTTTGATGCAGAAATGATCAAGGTTTTACTTAATCAAAGCAGGGATTTTAACCAACAAAATGGTATTAGCGGGATCTTATTACATGTGAAAGGTCAGCCCATTACCAAAAGTAAAGGCAGATTTATGCAGTTGTTAGAAGGTGACGAAAGGACTGTGCGTAAGCTTTATAAAAAAATAATGACTGATAGCCGGCATGAGTCGGTTGTTTTGCTACAGATCGGAAAGTATGATCAATGCATTTTTAGCGGTTGGAGCATGGGTTTTGAAGATTCGGACGATGAAACTTTTCAATCCGTATCGGGCCACTTTAATTTAAACGAAATCATGGAGTATTGTAATCAAACAGCCCCGTCTGATATACCATTACAGTTTTTGAGCAGTTTTTATAATGGCGCTTAG